From a region of the Paenibacillus lutimineralis genome:
- a CDS encoding zinc ribbon domain-containing protein, whose amino-acid sequence MNDPNIEKVLVSKSPLLLVGMINCGYCGSPLTTTYNSKKYELKSGEIQKWRQAKYRCSGKALGKIDCAGQTVYSQVKIEETVLDELFAFLDQLKTVDVSEQVKRIRTKATNQEEIEVKRLIKSLRDMNKELDTLIAEVPKSILGKSAFKPDFLNTLIENKQNEVAVATAELEKLDTIVQNKKVEKNEMENLVKSIPVWKDVFLNAPIEKQKMMLNSVIDSVTVYRDSIELKIKLRVQELIDSSNGSETDLRGRAHRWQR is encoded by the coding sequence ATGAATGATCCTAATATCGAAAAGGTCCTCGTTTCTAAAAGTCCCTTACTATTAGTTGGAATGATTAACTGCGGTTACTGTGGATCTCCATTAACAACAACCTATAATTCAAAAAAATATGAACTTAAGAGCGGGGAGATTCAAAAGTGGCGCCAAGCTAAGTATAGATGCAGCGGCAAAGCGCTAGGTAAAATAGACTGCGCTGGCCAAACTGTGTATTCCCAAGTAAAGATTGAAGAGACGGTATTGGATGAATTGTTCGCATTTCTGGATCAACTTAAAACGGTCGATGTATCCGAACAAGTCAAAAGAATTAGAACGAAGGCCACGAATCAAGAAGAGATTGAAGTAAAAAGATTGATTAAGTCTCTTCGTGATATGAACAAGGAATTAGATACTCTGATTGCTGAGGTACCAAAAAGTATCTTAGGAAAGAGTGCTTTTAAGCCAGATTTCCTCAATACACTTATAGAGAATAAACAAAATGAAGTAGCCGTTGCTACGGCTGAATTAGAAAAGCTAGATACAATTGTTCAGAATAAGAAAGTAGAAAAGAATGAAATGGAGAATTTGGTTAAATCAATCCCGGTCTGGAAAGATGTATTCCTAAATGCACCTATCGAGAAGCAGAAGATGATGCTAAACAGTGTGATTGATAGCGTCACTGTTTATAGAGATTCAATTGAGCTCAAAATAAAGCTGCGGGTACAGGAATTAATTGATAGTTCAAATGGTAGTGAAACCGACTTACGCGGGAGAGCACATCGCTGGCAGCGATGA
- a CDS encoding helix-turn-helix domain-containing protein, which translates to MTYTSKAKQSDISLSNCGYSKVLDIISNKWTALVFYAMESGKIRYGEMLRRVEGISKKMLTQTVRKLERDGLVQRHITPTVPPSVEYSLTPLGETFLQPMKELRQWGRVNYTQVVEARAHYDFAKHSELVQCIRTDIDSKKEDDAKYDH; encoded by the coding sequence TTGACATATACATCTAAAGCAAAACAATCTGACATTTCGTTATCCAATTGCGGTTATAGCAAAGTTCTTGACATTATCTCTAACAAGTGGACTGCACTTGTTTTTTATGCCATGGAAAGCGGTAAAATCCGATATGGAGAAATGCTCAGGAGGGTTGAGGGGATATCCAAAAAAATGCTTACCCAGACGGTACGCAAGCTTGAGCGCGATGGATTGGTCCAACGACACATAACTCCTACAGTGCCTCCAAGCGTCGAGTATTCATTAACACCATTAGGGGAAACATTCCTTCAGCCGATGAAAGAGCTAAGGCAGTGGGGAAGAGTGAATTATACTCAAGTTGTAGAGGCACGGGCACACTATGACTTTGCTAAACATTCCGAACTGGTGCAATGTATTCGAACAGACATCGATAGCAAGAAAGAAGATGATGCTAAGTACGATCATTAA
- the ahlS gene encoding AhlS family quorum-quenching N-acyl homoserine lactonase, producing the protein MTNIIKTRPKLFVLDNGRMSMDKNWIIAMHNPATINNPNAPTQFVEFPIYTVLIDHPEGKILFDTACNPNSMGIRGRWAQSTQLSSPWVADEECFLHNRLEQLNVRPEDIKYVVASHLHLDHAGCLEMFTNATIIVHEDEFNGALQTYARNEKEGAYVWADIDAWIKNQLQWKTVKPSEDNLDLVDGIKILNFGSGHAWGMLGLQIEMPETGGIILASDAIYTAESFGPPVKPPGIIYDLIGYRNAVEKIRTLATRTNSQVWFGHDADQFRHLRKSTEGYYE; encoded by the coding sequence ATGACAAATATTATTAAAACGCGTCCCAAGCTATTTGTATTGGATAACGGTCGAATGAGCATGGATAAAAATTGGATAATCGCCATGCATAATCCGGCTACAATAAATAATCCGAACGCCCCAACACAATTTGTGGAATTTCCAATTTACACGGTATTGATTGATCATCCTGAGGGGAAAATCTTGTTTGATACAGCCTGCAACCCAAACTCCATGGGCATTAGAGGGCGTTGGGCACAATCGACCCAACTGTCGTCTCCATGGGTGGCAGACGAGGAATGTTTCCTGCATAACCGACTGGAGCAACTTAATGTTAGACCCGAGGATATCAAGTACGTCGTTGCCTCCCACTTGCATCTGGACCATGCAGGATGCCTCGAAATGTTCACGAACGCGACCATTATCGTTCATGAGGATGAGTTTAATGGAGCACTGCAAACCTACGCCCGTAATGAAAAAGAAGGAGCCTATGTTTGGGCTGATATCGATGCATGGATCAAAAACCAACTACAGTGGAAAACGGTCAAACCGAGCGAAGACAACTTGGATCTGGTGGATGGCATCAAAATCTTGAATTTTGGAAGCGGTCATGCATGGGGGATGTTAGGTCTTCAGATCGAAATGCCAGAAACAGGCGGAATCATTCTAGCTTCCGATGCCATTTATACGGCGGAAAGCTTCGGTCCTCCGGTCAAGCCGCCTGGTATTATTTATGATTTGATCGGCTACAGAAATGCGGTCGAGAAAATCCGTACTTTGGCTACCCGCACGAATTCTCAAGTGTGGTTCGGGCATGATGCGGATCAATTCAGACACTTGAGAAAATCTACTGAAGGATATTATGAATAA
- a CDS encoding TetR/AcrR family transcriptional regulator gives MGQRGRKKGASGEQSRGLLLSIATEEFALRGYHETKVSSIVEKAGVTQPTFYLYFENKDALFQELVHLFRSRLSDYTQKSLLEPGIAKTFIRQRITEGLTNFFRFFIEEPHLASIGFLVAPQAAEIKDQLTDQILANLIAEQQAGYFRKDMDMGIVADSLVGMMERFIATQKARTSKKPEVLADEVVRLFLYGIAEP, from the coding sequence ATGGGGCAGAGAGGAAGGAAGAAAGGAGCTAGCGGCGAACAAAGCCGAGGTTTATTGTTAAGCATCGCCACAGAAGAATTTGCCTTGCGAGGATATCACGAGACGAAGGTAAGCAGCATCGTCGAGAAGGCGGGGGTTACCCAACCAACCTTCTATCTTTACTTCGAGAATAAAGATGCGTTGTTTCAAGAATTGGTCCATTTATTTCGTTCCCGGTTAAGTGATTACACCCAGAAAAGCCTCCTCGAACCAGGTATTGCGAAAACATTTATCCGCCAAAGGATTACGGAGGGGCTTACGAATTTCTTCCGGTTTTTTATCGAAGAACCTCATCTGGCCAGTATCGGTTTTTTGGTTGCTCCCCAGGCGGCCGAGATTAAAGACCAATTGACCGATCAGATCCTGGCGAACCTGATTGCCGAGCAGCAGGCAGGCTATTTCCGTAAAGACATGGATATGGGGATCGTTGCGGATAGTCTCGTGGGCATGATGGAACGCTTTATCGCGACACAAAAAGCTCGAACATCTAAAAAGCCAGAGGTTTTGGCGGATGAGGTTGTACGTCTATTTTTATATGGAATTGCTGAGCCATAG